In Balaenoptera acutorostrata chromosome 3, mBalAcu1.1, whole genome shotgun sequence, the genomic stretch TATagaacttaaaaacattttttttttgcagaaaaccACTTCATGTTATTAAAACTCCATTAAAAGGAGCATGTTATGTTTGAATGGCTTAAAATATCTCAGAAAACTTAGTTGTAGAGATAGCTTCATTGCAGCAGACAACTGTAGGACAGTTCCACTCAAAAATTGTACATTGTCATTAATTTCTGTAAGGATGCTTAATCTAAACATTTCCTTGAAGTGAAAGTTTATAGGATAATCTTAAAGGCAGGATGAGAAACTGCATTgcaaactattaaaagcagcactACTGCTTAAGAAAGTAAAGATTGGTCATCAAGAGACTCATCTTAACCCTGTAACTTTGAGTAGGTCATTGTTTTTTCTTGGTTTCTTCATGAGCAAAAATCAGCATGATAGTAGATGTTAGAGAAAACGAGGTATTTTTAGTTATATGAAAATAGTTAtgtcaaaaatagaaaagatatgtTTGGATTGACATAGTCAAATAttaccattaaaaatatttgaaaggaatatTCAAATTAAATCAAACAGCCTGCCGGTAGATATTGACCATTAGCTTATTAGTGGgaactcaaaacaaaacaaaaaaaacagaaggcattctttttttctcagcacAGAAGAAAAATTACCTTGGTTAGTTAATGAGGGCAGTTTTGACTTGGATAGTGAGGGCCAGTGGATAATTCATGTATGTATAAACTATCCAAGTGTCTGAAAGTAAATTTCTTTATAACCTATTACAGCCAATCTCATGAGAGCTGTCTTTCTCCCTTGAGGTGGTAATAGCATACTCACTCAAACAAATGGTAAAATCTTTTTGAGGGCAGGatgtcaacaatttttttttttctggtctaggatttctgaaacatttaaaaaatctgaaaacactTTTATAAATTTTAGCTTCTGAGTTAAGTAAACCTGTAAATCAAATAAAGAAGACACTGCTCTGATGAAGAGTTGGAGAGAGCAACTATTTATTTGCCCAGCGTTCTTTCCCACCTCTAGATGAAAAAATTTTCCCACCAGAATTTGAAAATCACTATATGGTGACTCATGACATAAACTCTGGATCTGACTTCAGAATACCAGCAGGTAGCCTGCCTGAGAGCATTGttagaaaaaagaatatggaTGTTCCTCACTGTGTCTAATTGGTAGTTTACTGTGAATTTGGTTTGTTAACCATAAATGTCACACAAAGctaccttatttttaatttaaacttcagTATTTGTAATTCAGAGACTGCCACTAACAAATTAATTAGGATGTGTTGAAGCCTTAGTATTCAAAATTATCCTCAATAtaatagaggtttttttttgtctgttagaTAAAAAGCCTTCCAGTTTTCAATGACTGATGAAAGAGTGAAGAATTCATGCCTCCACTCAtcttcatttacttttaaggcctttttctttctgaaactttaaaaattgattttgtgatagtgtttttatttctactctTATGCTCTATAACTTTAGATAGAAAAGTATCTCAGTCTTTTGAGGTTTATGCTCTAGGAGAGCATGAATgattcttttcatgtatttcaataagtatatgtaaaaaatattaacaaagatGTGACCATTATGACAAGGATTAGATTTGTAGTTGAAACTTTTCTGCAATATTCAGGTCCATATGATGTTGTATTGTTACCTTTCTATTAACAACTTTGTGTCTCTTAAGCTGGAAAGCAAGGGACAGTCTTTGAATTGCTCTTAGTTTTCAGAATAGATGTTTGTCTACCAAAGAGTTAATAAAGAGCTATATGTAGTTCCAGTGTTTGTACTGTTTAATGTAAAAATTCCCCAAAGTAATCACTggttatgttttcttttgatgtacatttaaaaggatatcttctgcaattttttgcttGCTTAGTAAGAAAGAAGGATAGACCTTGTATTCCactgtgttttcaattttttttcttaattgttagttatgaatcactatgctatttTCACAAACTAATTTCCCTTTTTATCACTGTTTATAACTTTGTTATCCAGTTAGTTCACTGTTGTCTTTTCAGTAAATATCCATTAAGTAGCCCAGTTGTTCTTTTATGCAGTTTAGGTAAAGAATGTTAAACTTGGTGCTAAGTGCAGATATTCAGTTTGATCACAttaagatcttttaaaatttttacttaatgAAAGAGAGTTAAGAGCATTGAGTGGGACTGCCCTAATTTCTTATACTGCTAGTTATTGTATATACTGCTGCCAGATAAATATTTGTAAGTCACCAGTCTGATCACATCATTTTTTATAAATCTTCAACAGCTTCCTTGGTTCTaagaatcaaattttaaaaacagaacttagtatttattaagcatcctTTTCTTTGCTAAGCActtaacattaaagaaaaaatcagtTCTTAAATTTGTATAGATAGgcagccccattttataggtggggGAACCATGTCTCAAGAGGTTTAGGGCTTTACTATTGTCATAAACTAGTAAATACTAGGAGTTGAATTTGAAATCAGTTCTATTTACTCATGGTTTTCTACTACTTATGTTGCTCCTTCAAcatggcaatattttatttattaccgAATTGAAGCTAATAAACATTTTGCTTGAATATCAGATGGctgatattattaaaattaatatttggttGAGGCTGGTAGGATAAACTTACAGAATACAAGAAtaaatctgaaattttattttaaaatattattgtactagaaatattagaattttaaatttcaagaatAATTTCTCTTTACCATTAGTTGTTAGTATAGCAGATGCGCAGCACAACCTAAATAGATGTTTACTTGCAATTTTGAGGGTAGTGGAGAAGCCACATATTGGGGGCAGGTAGTGCTTCTTTtctcaccttttatttttttcctcatggtctttttattcttttattttgtctGAATTGAAGATAATTTTCACATATGTTGATGTACATGACTGGATATTTTCCTTGTGAAATTTTGATGTGGTAGAAATGATGTATTGCTTTTCCTTCAACCTCGAAAGAATGTGAAGAATCACCAAATAAAACCTTCGTGAGAGACTGATTCGTTGCTTCCACACAAATAACCTAATTTAAATTACATGCAATTCTTAAAGTTTATTTGATGTTGTTGGTAtatcaaataattctaaaagattTTCTCAAATATATAATCGTAAAATTCTTTAGCTTTGTGCTACTCAAAATGTGACCTGTGAGCTCTTTGTAAATACTCTGAGAGAGAATAAATGCAGAAATCAAAAACATTTAGAAACAATTTGATAGTAATTTTGTGTCTCTTGAATCTAATAAGAAACTGGGACCtagattttttaaacatttcattcattgtatttttaaaaattgacttacAGATATGAAATAAAAGTTGGTCCTTAGATCGTTTGAGAAGCATTGATCTAGTTAAACGCTGTCATTATTTGTATTAactgttcatttatttctatttccttgtttAAGTATATGAATATTCTTAGTTGGTTTTAGATATAAAATTTGATAGATTTCACAGGAGTATGTTGAAACttcctgaaaattttttttaattctaaaatcttGCTAAATTCATATGAAATTCCATTTTAGGGAATAAGTTTTGAGAAACCATGTTATAGAAAGcagatagttttttaaaattgtgaaagaGTTGTTAACGCAACTAGTATGTTATCGTCAAACATAGCCAGCCTCCAGtcagaaaaggcaggaaaattgAAGGAGGGGAAAGGACTAGTTGTTTCGTCAAACTcataggaagaaatagaaacaaaatgcaCATTTGGTTAAgagggttttattttaaagtttgtaagatcacattaaaatttgtatttagttttttgagtTGTTAGATTTGCCTTAAATTTTGAGGTCATCTTGCATTTATAACAGTAAATCATAAACTGTCTTTGGTGATTTCTTAAAATACACGTAACATTGTTAACTTGTCTGGTGCTTTGTTATGAACAtctttaatatgtatataattcgACATGTGTAATTCATGATTAAGatttgtcctttttctctttctaggaaGATGATCCATATGATCTTGAAGACCTTTCTGCACAGAAATGAGGGAAATACAAAGAACCAAATATAGTTCTGAAATTCGGGATCTGTATTTTGAgatgattttattttcagaatgagAAGTATATCTGGTTATCTTTATGAATGTAGAGACATGACAAGAGAGTTATGATGGCAAAAAACAAAGAGCCTCGCCCCCCATCCTATACCATCAGTGTAGTTGGACTCTCTGGGACTGAAAAAGACAAAGGTAACTGTGGAGTTGGAAAGTCTTGTTTGTGCAATAGATTTGTACGCTCAAAAGCAGATGAATATTATCCAGAGCATACTTCTGTGCTTAGCACCATTGACTTTGGAGGACGAGTAGTAAACAATGATCACTTTTTGTACTGGGGTGACATAACACAAAGTGGTGAAGATGGAGTAGAATGCAAAATTCATGTCATTGAACAAACTGAGTTCATTGATGACCAGACTTTCTTGCCTCATCGGAGTACGAATTTGCAACCATATATAAAACGTGCAGCTGCCTCTAAATTGCAGTCAGCAGAAAAACTAATGTACATTTGCACTGATCAACTAGGCTTGGAGCAAGACTTTGAACAGAAGCAGATGCCTGAAGGGAAGCTCAATGTAGATGGATTTTTATTGTGCATTGATGTAAGTCAGGGATGCAATAGGAAGTTTGATGATCAACTTAAATTTGTAAATAACCTTTTTGTCCAActatcaaaatcaaaaaaacctgTAATAATAGCAGCAACTAAATGTGATGAATGTGTGGATCATTATCTTAGAGAAGTTCAGGCATTTGCTTCAAACAAAAAGAACCTTCTTGTAGTGGAAACATCTGCACGATTTAATGTCAACATTGAGACATGTTTCACTGCACTGGTACAAATGCTGGATAAAACTCGTGGCAAGCCTAAAATTATTCCCTATCTGGATGCTTATAAAACGCAGAGACAACTTGTTGTCACAGCAACAGATAAGTTTGAAAAACTTGTGCAGACTGTGAGAGATTATCATGCAACTTGGAAAACTGTtagtaacaaattgaaaaatcatCCTGATTATGAGGAATACATCAACTTAGAGGGAACAAGAAAGGCCAGAAATACGTTCTCAAAACATATAGAACAACTTAAACAGGaacatataagaaaaagaagagaagaatatataaatactttACCAAGAGCTTTTAACACTCTTTTGCCAAACCTAGAAGAGATTGAACATTTGAATTGGTCAGAAGCTCTGAAGTTAATGGAAAAGAGAGCAGATTTTCAGTTATGTTTTGTGGTGCTAGAAAAAACACCTTGGGATGAAACTGACCATATAGACAAAATTAATGATAGACGGATCCCATTTGACCTCCTGAGCACTTTAGAAGCTGAAAAAGTCTATCAGAACCATGTACAACATCTAATATCAGAGAAGAGGAGggtagaaatgaaggaaaaattcaaGAAGACTTTGGAAAAAATTCAGTTTATTTCACCTGGGCAGCCATGGGAGGAAGTTATGTGCTTTGTTATGGAGGATGAAGCCTTCAAATATATCACTGAGGCTGATAGCAAAGAGGTGTATGGTAGGCATCAGCGAGAAATAGTTGAAAAAGCCAAAGAAGAGTTTCAGGAAATGCTTTTTGAACATTCTGAACTTTTTTATGATTTAGATCTTAATGCAACACCTAGTTCAGATAAAATGAGTGAAATTCATACAGTTTTGAGTGAAGAACCTAGATACAAAGCTTTACAGAAACTTGCACCTGATAGGGAGTCTCTTCTACTTAAGCATATAGGATTTGTTTATCATCCCACTAAAGAAACATGTCTTAGTGGCCAAAACTGTACAGACATTAAAGTAGAGCAGTTACTTGCCAGCAGTCTTTTGCAGTTGGATCATGGCCGCTTACGGTTGTATCATGATAGTACCAATATAGATAAAGTTAACCTTTTCATTTTAGGGAAGGATGGCCTTTCCCAAGAACTAGCAAATGAGATAAGGACACAATCCACTGATGATGAGTATGCCTTAGATGGAAAAATTTATGAACTTGATCTTCGGCCCGTTGATGCCAAGTCGCCTTACTTTTTGAGTCAGTTGTGGACTGCTGCCTTTAAACCACATGGGTGCTTCTGTGTATTTAATTCCATTGAGTCACTGAATTTTATTGGGGAATTTATCGGAAAAATAAGAACGGAAGCTTCTCAGATCAGAAAAGATAAGTATATGGCTAACCTTCCATTTACATTAATTCTGGCTAATCAGAGAGATTCTATTAGTAAGAATCTACCAATTCTCAGGCACCAAGGGCAACAGTTGGCAAACAAGTTACAATGTCCTTTTGTAGATGTACCTGCTGGTACATATCCTCGTAAATTTAATGAAACCCAAATAAAGCAAGCTCTAAGAGGAGTATTAGAATCAGTTAAACATAATTTAGATGTGGTGAGCCCAGTTCCCACCAATAAGGATGTATCAGAAGCTGACTTGAGAATTGTCATGTGTGCCATGTGTGGTGATCCATTTAGTGTGGATCTTATTCTTTCACCCTTCCTTGATTCTCATTCTTGCAGTGCTGCTCAAGCTGGACAGAATAATTCACTAATGCTTGATAAAATCATTGGTGAAAAAAGGAGGCGAATACAGATCACAGTATTATCATACCATTCCTCAATTGGAGTAAGGAAAGATGAACTGGTTCATGGGTATATATTAGTTTATTCTGCCAAACGGAAAGCATCAATGGGAATGCTTCGAGCATTTCTGTCAGAAGTTCAGGACACCATTCCTGTACAGCTGGTGGCAGTTACTGACAGCCAAGCAGACTTTTTTGAAAATGAAGCCATCAAAGAGTTAATGACTGAAGGAGAACACATTGCAACTGAGATCACTGCTAAATTTACGGCACTGTATTCTTTATCTCAGTATCATCGGCAAACTGAGGTCTTTACACTGTTTTTCAGTGATGTTCTAGAGAAAAAAAGTATGATAGAAAATTCCTATTTATCTGATAATACAAGGGAATCAACCCATCAAAGTGAAGATGTTTTCCTGCCATCTCCCAGAGACTGTTTTCCCTATAACAACTACCCTGATTCAGATGATGATACAGAAGCACCACCTCCTTATAGTCCAATTGGGGATGATGTACAGTTGCTTCCAACGCCTAGTGACCGTTCCAGATATAGATTAGATTTGGAAGGAAATGAATATCCTATTCACAGCACACCAAACTGTCATGACCATGAACGCAACCATAAAGTGCCTCCACCTATTAAACCTAAACCAGTTGTACCTAAGACAAATGTGAAAAAGTTGGATCCAaaccttttaaaaacaattgaaGCTGGTATTGGTAAAAATCCAAGAAAACAGACCTCCCGGGTGCCTTTGGCACATCCTGAAGATATGGATCCTTCAGATAACTATTCAGAACCCATTGACACAATTTTCAAACAGAAGGGCTATTCTGATGAGATATATGTTGTCCCAGATGATAGTCAGAATCGCATTATTAAAATTCGAAACTCATTTGTGAATAACACCCAAGGAGATGAAGAAAATGGATTTTCTGATAGAATCTCAAAAAGTCATGGGGAACGGAGACCttcaaaatacaaatacaaatctaAAACCCTATTCAGTAAAGCCAAGTCATACTACAGAAGAACGCATTCAGATGCAAGTGATGATGAAGCTTTCACCACTTCTAAAacgaaaagaaaaggaagacatcGTGGAAGTGAAGAAGATCCACTTCTTTCTCCTGTTGAAACTTGGAAAGGTGGTATTGATAATCCTGCAATCACTTCAGACCAGGAGTTAGatgataagaaaatgaagaagaaaacccacaaagtaaaagaagataaaaaggtAAGTTTAATGTATGGTTCATAATGTTTCTAAAGATGTTtgcttttgacttttaaaaaattattattattttttaagagaatGGATTTGACATCAGTGAGAACTTAGGCTGCCTGTGTCATTCAGTAAATATAAgtgacagctttttaaaattttctgagtaTTTTGTGAGGGCAGATTTTTTTTGTTACTTAttacattttattgtgctttatctTATTTGGGGTGGAAGTTTGATTTCATATTCTTCAGCATAAAAGTTCTAGCTGAATATGTGTATTCTCTCTGCAGAAACTCAGAtataaagtgatttatttttttaatttatttatttattcttatttttggctgtgttgggtctttgtttctgtgcgagggctttctctagttgtggcaagcgggggccactcttcattgcagtgcgcgggcctctcactatcgtggcctctcttgttgtggagcacaggctccagacgcgcaggctcagtagttgtggctcacgggcctagttgttccacggcatgtgggatcttcccaaaccagggctcgaacccatgtcccctgcattagcaggcagattctcaaccactgcgccaccagggaagcctgattttattcatttttttctgtttgtctgtaagcttcccatttgtttgttttttcccttttgatcTACCAGTTTTGCAATATTAATTTGATACATTGGCATAGCTTGTTTTATTGCAGTTTGCTTTCTGTGCTTctcagatactgcattttttacaaattgaaggtttttaGCAACCCTGCAACAAGCAAGTCTTCatcagcgccatttttccaatagcatttgcttaCCTCTTACTTGCTTCCAtgttacattttggtaattctcgcaatattccaaacttttaaattattattatatttgttacggtgatcagtgatctttgatgttgccgttgcaaaaagattacagctCACTGtcggctcagatgatggttaacattttttagactagaaaattacagacaaagaTCTGGCAAGATTGATCAGATAAAAAGAGAAGGCATAAATACTGAGAATGAAAAGGTGAATATAATTACAGATAGATCAGATTAATAAGATAGTAGAGAATACTATCAACAATTTTATGTCAACAAATTTGAAAGTTTAAACAAAGTTAAACTCCTCGACAAGAAAGTTTAGAATAATCCTGTAACTATTAAATAAATCATGAAGTAGTAGTTACATCTTGCCATAAAAATACCAGACCCAGGTAATTTTACAGGAGACTTTTTAAGGAACAGATCATTCCAATGTTCTACAAATCCAGAAAATAGAATAGGATAATATATTCTTTAATTCATTCTCTGAAGTTATCTATTCTTAATTCCAGAACCAGTCAAGGAtaatataagaaaggaaaattatagtcCCATTTTACTTATGAGTGCacatgcaaaaattctaaataaagttcAGGTCTACAGACCCTTAACTGCAATTTTGAAATCCAGTAACCTCTGAAAACCAAGTTTGTTTAGAACTTGGCAGCATAATCTGATTTACCCTGTTCTTGGTGGGAAAACCTGACTTGAACTAATGTGTGAGGCTACATGCAAGCATTGTCTTATTTAGAGTGAATATCCATATAGTTCACTGCAAGTGTATTAATGTATTTGAATACAGGTACTGACCCACAGTTTGTTGGGGTTGTTACCTAATAGACGTTTTTTTGTACTGTACAGTAGGGATGATGACTAAAGTTTTCTGAATTCTAAAATATCTTACCCTAAGGGTTTTACATAAGGGATTGTGAATatataataccaaaaaaaaaaatccaacaatgtatataaaaagcacttgataaaatttaattcatGAGAAAGCTACTAAATTATGAACAGATGAGAACTTACTTGAGAAAAGGTATCTATAAATATGCAAACAAGTGAAATCTACAACAAGCATCATCCTAATTAGGGAAATGGATTCCCTTTTCAACCAGGAACAAGACAGAATGTACACACCATCACCACTTCCAGTTGGTATTATACTGAGATCCTAGTTAAAGCAgtatgataagaaaaaaaattaaaagggtgagcattggaaaggaaaaaacaaaattgtcACTCTTGGCTGATGGTATGATTGCCTATGTAAAAGCCAAAAAGTATCTACAGATAAATTATTAGTATTAATAAAAGAGCAAAACTGCTCCATGTAAGATCAGTAATTGTCAGTTGCATCTCTATACATCAGcagtaaacaactagaaaacataATCAGAGAAGACACCATTTATGAAAGCATGGCAGATTATCAAGTGCCTGGGAGTAATTGTAACATCATGTGCAAACCTCCGtgtggaaaactataaaactttattgTAAGACAttgaagaagatctaaataaatggagtaaCTATTGCCTTTCTGTCCATGAATATGGCTTATCATAAAGAAGTTATTGCTGTTCAGACTTATCTCTAGATTCAGTGTTGTTTCATTCAAAGTGTCAAagatttttcaagaaattttgcACTGATTCTAATACAAATATGGAAGAGTAAATAGTAAAACCAAATATTGAATACCCAGGACACTTTTGAAGAAGAAAGGCAGAGGTAGAGTGGTGATGATATATGTGCTTATTCTATCAGATAATGTAGAACTTTAGTATTTAACATAATGTGCTGTTGGCTCAGAGACAGGCACATTTACCAGTAAAACAACAGAGTGCTCCCAAATACACAGACCTCTGACTTGGAGCTGTCCTTCCAAGCCATGTGAGGctgttgaacacttgaaatgtggctaatctgAATTGGGATATACTGGTCTACAAGGGTGAGTAAAGGCTTCCCTGAGACTTGTCATTTTGTCAGATCTGATAGATGAATAGGACTTAATTAGGGGAATGGTTGGGTGGATGGAAGAATATTTAATGCTGAATGAATAGAATGTGCATGTTCTTAAAGGAGGTCACTGTGGCTAGTCATTGATCTAAAGCTGTCGTTGGCAAACTTTCTTTAAAGagcaagataataaatatttgagacTTTGAAGGTAATACCTCCTGTATTATAATTGCTCAGATCTGCTGTAAAAAAAGCAGGCatggacaatatgtaaatgaatgagtatggcttctttttatttatttatttatttatttttggctgtgttgggtctttgttgctgcgtgcgtgcttttctctagttgtggtgagtgggggcttatcttgttgcagagcacgggctctaggcacgcgggcttcagtagttggggcacgcgggctcagtagttgtggcttgcgggctctagagcgcaggctcagtggttgtggcgcaggggcttagttgctccgcggcatgtgggatcttcttgggccagggcatgaacccgtgtcccctgcatccacaggcagattcttagccactgcgccaccagggaagcccagtatggctatttttaaaaacaggcagcagggtGGATTGGTCCCCTAGGCCGTAGTTTGCTGATACCTGATCTGTGGGAGAGAATAATAAAAGGAGAGATTTGAGACTAGGGACTAGATGCAGACCTTTTTAGCACTGTTAGGAATTTTTGTTATTTAGCCTAAGTGTAAATTGAAATTAACAGAGTTAGTGGATCTGAAATCACTGGGTTTCAGTATGGAGTATGGGTTGAGTGATACAGAAGACCAGTAGGCATTTACAGTAGTTTAAGCGAATCATGATAAAAGCTTTGAATAgttggagtggggagggagagtggTGGCAGTGGATAGAATGGGATGGATTTGAGAAATACTTAAAATACATAAGATTTGATAACGTATTGCATATGTGGGGGaagagtaaagatgatcaaagagaTAGGAAAGATATCTCCTTGGTTTCTAGCTTGTGCAGCTTAATCAGTGATGATGCTGTTCCTGATGTAGAGCATTGGAAATTTGCCAGGTGTGGAGTGGAGGGatggaaattaaaacttttagagTTCAAGTGGAGATGTCAAATAGGCAGTTAGGTATATAGGTCCTCAGAGAAGAGGTCTGAGTTGGAGATATGTATTTAGGAGACAATGAAGTAGAGATGGCAGTAGATGAAATGACCTAGGGAGTGAATACAGAGGAGTGCCTAACACACCCTAGACCAATGTTGAATAGCCAAGGAGCAGAGAGGATCCTTAAAGGTAGGGAGAGTAAAAATAGACCGCTTACCCTTTCTTAGCTCATTCCCTCACCTGTAAATTAGGAATTGTAATGTTTCCCTTGGAATTGTGGTAGAAATTGGAACTGTGTGTCTCAAGTGCCTGACATACagcagtgctcaataaatgctattatAGTGTGCTTCAGGCCTGAAATATCCCAGTATACTCTGTATTTCAGAATAGTCCTTTGTCCCATTTGCTGGATTAGTCTCCtgactcatttttaaattaaatactcCTGTGATTTCTGATCCTGAATTTATGtactactactttttttttctctctctaagaGAAAAGTTCATTCTCTTTACCTTCATTCTTTGACTCCAAGATGAGAACTATAGTCTAGgaatattttctcagattccTTGATATTGGAAAATTATAACTTTTGTGCATTAGTGGCATCTAAGGAAGGCTCAAAGATCTGTTTCTCTTAATGTGGGCTTTAGTTGTCATTCCTGCCAATCAGAGAAGGCTTTATGCTTAATTATCTTTTGTTCTGTACCCCAAAATGAGTTTAGTGTTAGTTGTGGGAACAAAACCCCTAAGACATTTCTTGATTTGCAAGGATTTTCTTAAGTCATGACCTGTTATAGACATAAATATTTCTATGTAAAGGAAATCTTGCAAAACAATATCTACTTTATaagttattttgattttctaGTCTATTGCAGTGAAAAAAGAGGTGCTGGTTGTGACCTACTGAATTGACTTCGTAACTTAACAGGTGCTTGAAAAATAGTGCTTAAGAGAATGAACTGAATGAGAAAATTTGAGTTGTATTGATAAAATTGCCAGTTGTTAACATCCATTCAATGAAGTGAGGTATACTTGTGTTTAGGctagtttgttttttcttcagtATCCATTTCAGTGCTGTCAGCTTGATTCAGATAGTAAATAGTAGAATACTTTGTGAATTTTGTGGTGCATTAGAATAAGCTGGTATTCTaatgatttttcattttgagcttttctttaaaattgttttcctgtcttattTCCAGGTCATgaatcttttcatcctcttatttATATTAGCAACTACCAACTCCTATTTTACTCTCAAATGTTCCATCCAGTCCTTATTATTATCTCTGTATTTTATTGGTCCCTTCTTATTAAACCCCTCTATCAGATAGTATCTTAGAAGATTCTGCTGCTTTAGCCATTATACTAGGGTTTGGAGCCTGTTTAGGGAAGAATACCAAAATAGGtatgttttcttcaaaaaaactgaagaaatatctatatgtatatattgagtCGAAGATGTTAATTTAATATTAGTAGATAGTGAATGGATACCAAGCTGTTAATAGGGTAGATCCTTTAGAGTATAGTAAATCTTAAGTTTAGAATTGTTTGACTTCTGACTTCTAGAACCTACAGTCTTTATTAAGTAAAATGCCTTTTGAAAATACTGTCAGCCAAACAGTGGTGACCAGAATTTTCTCTTGATTTATAGATTGTTCATTCCAGatataaaagta encodes the following:
- the ARHGAP5 gene encoding rho GTPase-activating protein 5 isoform X1, with product MMAKNKEPRPPSYTISVVGLSGTEKDKGNCGVGKSCLCNRFVRSKADEYYPEHTSVLSTIDFGGRVVNNDHFLYWGDITQSGEDGVECKIHVIEQTEFIDDQTFLPHRSTNLQPYIKRAAASKLQSAEKLMYICTDQLGLEQDFEQKQMPEGKLNVDGFLLCIDVSQGCNRKFDDQLKFVNNLFVQLSKSKKPVIIAATKCDECVDHYLREVQAFASNKKNLLVVETSARFNVNIETCFTALVQMLDKTRGKPKIIPYLDAYKTQRQLVVTATDKFEKLVQTVRDYHATWKTVSNKLKNHPDYEEYINLEGTRKARNTFSKHIEQLKQEHIRKRREEYINTLPRAFNTLLPNLEEIEHLNWSEALKLMEKRADFQLCFVVLEKTPWDETDHIDKINDRRIPFDLLSTLEAEKVYQNHVQHLISEKRRVEMKEKFKKTLEKIQFISPGQPWEEVMCFVMEDEAFKYITEADSKEVYGRHQREIVEKAKEEFQEMLFEHSELFYDLDLNATPSSDKMSEIHTVLSEEPRYKALQKLAPDRESLLLKHIGFVYHPTKETCLSGQNCTDIKVEQLLASSLLQLDHGRLRLYHDSTNIDKVNLFILGKDGLSQELANEIRTQSTDDEYALDGKIYELDLRPVDAKSPYFLSQLWTAAFKPHGCFCVFNSIESLNFIGEFIGKIRTEASQIRKDKYMANLPFTLILANQRDSISKNLPILRHQGQQLANKLQCPFVDVPAGTYPRKFNETQIKQALRGVLESVKHNLDVVSPVPTNKDVSEADLRIVMCAMCGDPFSVDLILSPFLDSHSCSAAQAGQNNSLMLDKIIGEKRRRIQITVLSYHSSIGVRKDELVHGYILVYSAKRKASMGMLRAFLSEVQDTIPVQLVAVTDSQADFFENEAIKELMTEGEHIATEITAKFTALYSLSQYHRQTEVFTLFFSDVLEKKSMIENSYLSDNTRESTHQSEDVFLPSPRDCFPYNNYPDSDDDTEAPPPYSPIGDDVQLLPTPSDRSRYRLDLEGNEYPIHSTPNCHDHERNHKVPPPIKPKPVVPKTNVKKLDPNLLKTIEAGIGKNPRKQTSRVPLAHPEDMDPSDNYSEPIDTIFKQKGYSDEIYVVPDDSQNRIIKIRNSFVNNTQGDEENGFSDRISKSHGERRPSKYKYKSKTLFSKAKSYYRRTHSDASDDEAFTTSKTKRKGRHRGSEEDPLLSPVETWKGGIDNPAITSDQELDDKKMKKKTHKVKEDKKQKKKTKNFNPPTRRNWESNYFGMPLQDLVTAEKPIPLFVEKCVEFIEDTGLCTEGLYRVSGNKTDQDNIQKQFDQDHNISLVSMEVTVNAVAGALKAFFADLPDPLIPYSLHPELLEAAKIPDKTERLHALKEIVKKFHPVNYDVFRYVITHLNRVSQHNKVNLMTADNLSICFWPTLMRPDFENREFLSTTKIHQSVVETFIQQCQFFFYNGEIVETVNTVAPPPPSNPGQLVEPMVPLQLPPPLQPQLIQPQLQTDPLGII